The DNA region TCGACGAGACCGACGATCAGGGCAATGTCCAGGAATTCGCCGGCAATGCCTTCCGCCTGTCGCCGGAGCATGCCTTCGCCCTGGGCCTGCAGGCCGAGTTCGACCTGGCCGCAGGCGGCACGCTCGCCTTCCTGCCGACCTTCTCCTGGCAATCGGAAGTCTTCTTCGACAACGACAACGACCTCACCGACGCGGTGCAGGACGAGGTGCAGGGCGATTACGGCATCGTCGACTTCAAGGTCCGCTACGAGACCGGCGAAGGCGGCATCTGGGCCGAAGCCTATGTCGAGAACCTGCTCGACGAGGACTACATCATCGATGCGGGCAATACCGGCGACAGCTTCGGCATCCCGACCTTCATCGCGGGTGCGCCGCGCATGAGCGGGATCCGCATCGGCGGCCGCTTCTAGAATCGCTTGCGCCGAGGGGGCGCCGCGCACGGGCCGGAGCGGGGTTGAGGGGCCCTGTTCCGGCCCGGCTTGTTTCATGCCTTGCGTGCCGCCGGTCGGCGGGGAAGACTGGCGCGGGGTTCAGGCAGGGAGACGGGGATGAGTTTCGATTCACTGACGCGGCGCGGCGCGCTGATGGGGGCGGGCGGGCTCGCGCTCGCGAGCTGCACGAAGGCAGAGGTGCGTCACGAGCCGCTGCCCGTGCCGCCCGGTCCGTTCAAGCACGGCGTGGCCTCCGGCGATCCCGACCAGACGAGCCTGGTAGTCTGGACCGCGGTGACCGAGCCGATCGAGGGCGAGCCGGTCACGCTGGAAATGGCCGGCGACGCCGCATTCTCGACGATCGTCCACAGCGAGGCGCTCAGCCCCGCCGGACCTGCCGCCGACAGCCCGGCCACGGGCCGTGCCGTGCCCTACAAGGCGCTGGTGACCGGGCTTCAGGCGGGCACGGCCTATCATTACCGCTTCCGCCATGCCGGGGAGGTCTCCCCGGCCGGGACGACGCGCACGCTGCCGGAGGGGCCGGTGGAGCGGTTCAACATCGCGGCGTTCTCCTGCTCGAACTATCCGGCGGGCTTCTTCAACGCCTACCGCGCGGCGGCCGACCGGGACGATGTCGATCTCGTCGTCCATCTCGGCGACTATATCTACGAATACGCCATGGGCGGGTACGGCACCGACCGGGCCGAGCGCCTGTCGCGCCTGCCCGACCCGATGCACGAGATCGTCACGGTGGAGGACTATGCGCGCCGTCACGCGCTCTACTGCCTGGACCCCGATCTTCAGGCCCTGAAGGCGAAGGCGCCCTGGATCGCGGTCTGGGACGATCACGAGACGGCCAATGACGCCCACCGCACCGGCGCGGAGAACCACGATTTCGGCGAGGGCAACTGGACCGACCGGCGCGATGCGGCGCTGGAGGCCTACTATGCCTGGCTGCCCGCGCGCCGGCCCGAACCCGCCGAGGCGCGCTACGGCGCGGTGAGGATCGGCGATCTCGCCACGTTGCTGCTGGTGGAGACCCGGCTTCTGGCGCGCACCGAGAGCCTCGACTGGTCGAGCTTCCCGGTCGCGCCGGGCGCCGATCCGGACGACCCGGCCATCGCCCGCGCCGTCGAACGCTGGCTCGCCGAGACGGTGGGCGACGAGCGCCGCGAGCTGCTCGGAGCGGCCCAGCTTTCCTTCGTCGGCGACATGCTGGCGCGCTCGCGCGCGGCCGGCCAGCCCTGGCGGGTCTTCGTCAACCAGGTGCTGATGGGCCGCAAGACCATGCCGGACTACACCACGCAGACCCCGCTCTGGCTGCGCCTCGCCCTGCGCTTCAAGGGCGGGCAGGTCTGGGAGACCGCGCAGCGTTCGCGCTTCGGTGTGCCGATGACGCTGGACGACTGGGACGGCTTCCCGGCCGAGCGCGAGCGGCTCTACGAGGCGGCCAAGCGCGCCGATGCCGACTTCCTGGTGCTAACCGGGGACAGCCATAATTTCTGGTGCAACGACCTGCACGACGCGTCGGGAGAGCGGCGCGGGACGGAGTTCGGGGTGACCTCGGTGACGAGCCCGTCCGAGTTCGAGTACGTCAACGCGCCCGGCGTCGATTTCGGCCAGATGACTGTGGATGCGAACCCGGAAGTCCTGCGCCACGAGGTCTACAAGAAGGGCTATGTCCACCTGACCCTGACCCGGGAGGCCGCCGAGGCGGAGTTCGTGGCGGTGTCGACGATAGAGAGCCGCGAGTTCACGACCTCGACCGACAGCCGCTGGCGGGTCGCGGCGAGCACGGGCGGGCCGGCGAACCCGGTCGAGCGCCTCGCCTGACACGAAAACGGGCGGCCCCCCAGGGGCCGCCCGCTTCATTGCGTCGTGCACTCTTAGGGCTTACTCGCCCTGGACGCGCGTCTCGGCCTCGGCCTGAAGGCGCTGGGCGACCTGCGGGTCGCTCTGCGCCGCCACGGCGATGCGCTGGTATTCCAGCGGGGTCAGGCCCGCCTCTTCCACCGCGATGACGAGTTCGCCCTGGGCTTCCTGCTGCAGGGTGGCGGCCTCTTCCTGGCTGCCGGCGGCCTGGAGCCGGGGCTGGTATTCCTGGATGACGGCCTGGATCGAGGTCGCGGCGTCGATGAAGGCCTCGACCTGGGCGTCGCTCATCTCGGCATTGCTCATCGGCTCGACCTGGGGCTGGGTCTGCGCTTGCGCATCGCCCTGTTGGGCCTCGGCGATGCCCGGCAGGCCGAAGCTCAGGGCAAGGCCGGCAGCGGCCAGCGCCGCGGCGAGCGTACGGGAAATCTTCATGGGAAAAACTCTCTGGTCTGCGGTCTGTCGTATCGGCGTTCCGGGCCCATGTAACAACGCCCATCCGCGATTTCGACCCGTCAGCTGCGATCGCCACGGAATGGTCATGAAGATCCCTCCGGCGCGGGCGCCGGAGGGATCTTGCGGCCTCGCGAGGGCGGTGGGACCTACCGGTAGTTCTTCTCGCACAGGCGCATGAAGCGCTCGCGCAGTTCCGGGTTGGCCTTGAACTCGCCGGTGAAGGTGGTGGTGATGGTCGACACGTTGGGGTGATGGACGCCGCGCGTCGTCATGCACTGGTGCTTGGCATCGACGAAGACGGCGACGCCGCGAGGCTTCATGGCCTCCTCGATCGCATCGGCGATCTGGGCGGTCATCGTCTCCTGCGTCTGCAGGCGCTTGGAGAAGATCTCGACGACCTTGGCGATCTTGGAGATGCCCACCACGGCCCGGTCGGGCAGGTAGGCCACGCACGCCGTCCCCAGGATCGGCGCCATGTGGTGCTCGCAATGGCTCTCGACGTCCATGTTGGTCAGCATGACCATGTCGTCATAGCCCTGCACGTCCTCGAACACCTTGCCGAGTTCGGCGCCGGCGTCCTTGGAATAGCCGGCGAACCATTCCTCATAGGCCTTCACCACGCGCTTGGGCGTGTCGATCAGGCCTTCGCGCCTGGGATCGTCGCCGGCCCAGCGCAACAGGGTGCGAACGGCTTCCTCGGCCTCCTGGCGGGAGGGACGGGCGATGGTCGACGCGGTCGCGGCGTCGAGGGTCTTCTTGTCGGTAAGGGCGTCCATACTCACGCGGATCCTTTCGTTGTCGGGTCCCGACTGCGCACATCTTACGCAGCCGTTGTAGTTCCGGTTTCCGGATCCAGCACAGGCGGGGTGGTTTTCAGGCCAGCCTGCTTTTGCGCCGGGTCGTTGTGTGGCCGGTATCAGTTCCGGCCGAAAGCTATGTTGCACCCGCGGCGTTTCCACTGCAAACCACGGGAAGTTTTTTACAGGGCGCGCTGTCTAGCCGGTTTCAACCCGGTTCGCCAAGCGTTATTCGCCCCGTTGACCCCAATGTGATGGCTCGGCCGATGGTTCTCAAGCTCCACGACACCGCCTCGCGCAAGAAGCGCGTCTTCGTTCCGCAGGATGAGACCCGCGTGACGATGTATGTCTGCGGACCGACGGTGTACGCCCCTGCTCACGTCGGCAATTTCCGGCCCGAGGTCGTGTTCGACGTGCTGTTCCGCGTGCTGCGCCACGCCTATGGCGCAGACCGGGTCGTGTTCGCGCGCAACTTCACCGACGTCGACGACAAGATCAACGCGGCGGCGGCTCGCGAAGACGTTGAAATATCTGTGATTTCAGAGCGCTATGCTCGGATCTATCACGAGGATGCACGGGCCCTGAACATCCTGCCGAAGACGTTCGAGCCCAAGGCCACGGGCCATATGGACGACATCATCGCCTTCATCGACCAGCTGATCGCTTCCGGTCACGCCTATGCGGCGGAAGGTCACGTGCTCTTCTCGGTGGCGTCCTTCCAGGGCTACGGGTCGTTCTCGCGCCGCTCGCTGGAGGACATGATCGCGGGGGCGCGCGTCGAGGTGGCGCCCTACAAGACCGATCCGGCCGATTTCGTGCTCTGGAAGCCGGCCAAGCCCGGCGAGCCCGCCTGGGAAAGCCCCTGGGGCCCGGGCCGGCCGGGCTGGCACATCGAGTGCTCGGCGATGATCGAACGCCAGCTCGGCGAGACCATCGACATCCATGGCGGGGGGATCGATCTCGTCTTTCCCCACCACGAGAACGAGATCGCACAGTCCGTGTGCGCGCACGGCGGAAAGCCACTTGCCAATTACTGGCTCCACAACGGCTTTCTCTCGATGAATGCGGAGAAGATGTCCAAGTCGGAGGGCAATATCGTCACCGTCCACGAGATGCTGGCGCGCGGCTTTCCAGGCGAGGTGATCCGCTATGCGCTGCTGACCGGCCATTACCGCGCCCCGCTCGACTGGAGCGAGGCGCTGATGGAGCGCGCGCGCAAGTCGCTCGACCGGCTCTACGGCGTGCTGCGCAGGCTGAAGCCGATCGAGCCCGCCAAGGTGGCGGCGCCCGATGCGGTCCTCGCCGCCCTGGAGGACGATCTCAACACGCCCAGGGCGCTCGCCGCCCTGTTCGAGATCGCCGGTCGGGCCAACAAGGCCGAGGACGAGGCCGAAAGGGCGAAAGCCAAGGGCGAGCTCCTGGCGGCCGGCGCGCTGCTGGGGCTGCTCTCGAACGATCCGGATACCTGGTTCGGGCTCGAAAGCATTTCCGAGGCCGAGCGCGCCGCGATCGACCGGCTCGTCGCGGAGCGCGCGGAGGCCCGGAAGGCGAAGGATTTCGCCCGCGCCGACGCGATCCGCGACCAGCTGGACCAGCGCGGCATCGTGGTGGAGGACAGCCCGGAGGGCAGCGTGTGGCGGATGGGGTCTGGTGCCACAGAAACACGATATCTACGCGCAGCAATTGAACATCTAAGTAAATATGGCTTTCAGGAAGGCTCGGCGCAGCGAGCCCCTCGTCATGCCGAGGCGGTTTTGAGGCGCAATGAGAAAAACTATTTCCTTGTCAGTGCCCTCGGGGGGCGAGGAGACTCGAGTGTTCTCGTCGAGGAGCCCTTATGGAAGCTTCGCCAAGAGGTGGAATTGGAGAACGGCTCTGTAATTCTAGTTGTTTCTAAGGAGCTACTTCAGACGCTCCAGGCAAGAGTCGAAAATAGCCTCCTTTTCGGATACTTGACGGTCGATCAAAGAGGGTCTTGGGAGTTGGTTCGCGAGTAACCGCTACTTGAAACGGCGGCCCGCAGACCGGACATAAGCGCCATGACCACCCATCCCTACTCCTCCGAGGTCCTGCAGCTCGCCGCGGACATTCCCCGCATCGGACGCCTCCCCGCGCCCCATGCCAGCGCGCGCAAGGTCTCGCGCCTGTGCGGCTCGAGCCTCGATCTCGATCTGTGCGTTGAAGACGGCAGGATCAGCGACCTCGCGCTGGAGCTCGAGGCCTGCGCGCTCGGCCAGGCCGCGGCCAGCGTGCTGGCCCGCGACGGGGTGGGCGCGACGCCCGCGGAGATCCGCGCCGCGCGCGAGGCGCTGAAGGCCATGCTGAAGGAAGGCCGGTCCTTTCCCGAAGGCCGGTTCGCCGCGCTCGCCGCACTGGCTCCGGCGAAGGATTATCCGGCCCGACACGGCTCGGTCATGCTCGCCTTCGATGCGGCGTGTGCGGCGCTCGACGCGCTGGAAGCGAACGCCTAGATGGCGCACTCTCCTGAAAAGTGTAATTCTTTCAATATATCGCTGGACAACTGGATGGAACCGCGCGCATTAAGGCGCGTTGCTGGAGGCGCCGATGTCCGAGGATCGTGACCCGGGCCTGCCCGCGCGCGCCGGACTGGCGCTGCTCGTTGCGTACAAGTACGGGGTTTCGCCCGTCTTCTATGCGCTGGGCGTGCGCTGCCGGCACGAGCCGACCTGTTCGGCATATGCCGCCGACGCGATCCGGGCGCAGGGCCTGTGGCGCGGCGGCTGGCTGACGGCCGGCCGGGTGCTGCGCTGCCGGCCGGGTGGAACGCATGGCTACGACCCCGCGCCGGCGCGCGCGAGCGCGGCGCCGTGGTGGAAAGTGTGGGCGTTCCGCGAACGCCCGGTTAGACTGGGCGGGCCGGACGGAGGGGAGTCCGGTCAAACCGAGGGGGTTTGAACGTGCGTTCGAGGGGGCAGACGAAAATCAGCGTCGTCATGGTCAGCTGGCATACCGGGCCGGTGCTGTTCGACGCGATCCGCGCCGCTCTTCAGGCGCCCGATGTCCACGAACTGATCCTGGTCAATCACGGCAACCCGGCCGACGTGGTCGAGCGCCTGGAGACCCTTGCCGACGAGCAGGAGCGTTTCCTCCTGATCCATTCCGGCGGCAATCTCGGCTATTCCAAGGGCTGCAATATCGGCGCGCGCATCGCGCGCGGCACCCATCTGCTATTCCTCAATCCCGACGCGATCCTGGTGCCCGGAGCGGCGGCGCGCATGGCCGAAACCGCCCAGGGCCTCGCCGATCCGTGGGTCGTCGGGGCGCGCATCCTCGATCGCGACGGACGCGAGCAGCGCGGCGGGCGGCGCGGCGATCTGTCGCTGGTCAGCGCCTTCCTCGGCTTCACGGGCCTGTCGCGCTTCGTGCCCGGGGTGCGCGACATCCATCGCGAGCGCGAACCCGTTCCCGCGATCCCGGTCGACACGCCGTGCGTGTCCGGGGCGGCGCTGATGATGAGCCGGACCGGCTATGACAGCATAGGCGGGTTCGACGAGACCTATTTCCTCCATGTCGAGGACATCGACCTGTGCCGGCGCGTGCGCCAGGCCGGCGGCCGGGTCCTGTTCGACCCCCACGCCGAGCTCGTCCATTACGGCTCGACGAGCCACGCCAGCATCTTCTTCGTTGAGCGTCACAAGGCGCACGGGCTCGTGCGCTATTTCTGGCGTTACGCGAGCCCGGTCGGGCGTATCGGCGTCGCTCTCGCGGTGCCGGTACTCTGGCTCGCCCTGATGAGCCGTGCCTTCCTGATCGCCGCGCGGCGCTGACAGCCTACGCCGCCGGCCGCGGGAAGGGGCCGGCCTTGGCGAGCATGGACTGGACCGGGTGCTTCAGCGCCTCGGTCTCCAGCCAGCGCGCGGTCTCGATCATCGCGTCGAGATCGATGCCGGTCTCGTAGCCGCCGCGTTCGAGCATGTAGACCACGTCCTCGGTCGCGACATTTCCCGTCGCCCTGGGGGCGAAGGGGCAGCCCCCGATCCCGCCCGCGCTCGCGTCGATCACGTCGACGCCCGCCTCGACGGCGGCGAAGACGTTGGCGAGCGCAGTATTGCGCGTGTTGTGGAAATGCATCCGCAGCCTCGCTTTCGGCGCGGCCTCGCGCACCTTGTCGTGACGCTCGCGCACGTCCCAGGGCGTGGCCACCCCGATCGTGTCGCCAAGCGCGATCTCGACTGCGCCGGCCGCCTCGGCGCGCCGGGCGAGCTCGGCGACGACGTCCGCACTCACCTCGCCCTCGAACGGATCGCCGAACGCGACCGAGATCGTGGCCGAGAGCGGGATGCCGGCGTCGTGGGCGAGGATGGCGATGCGGTCGAGCAGATCCGCGGTCTCCTCGGGAGAGGCGTTCTGGTTGCGCCGGCCGAAGCCCTCGCTGGCGACCATGACGAAATTGATCTCGTCGCACCGCGCCTCTATGGCGCGGCGCATGCCGCGCTCGTTGAGCGCGAGGCCGATATACTTCACGCCCTTGCCGCGCGGGACGCGCTCCATGATCTCGCCGGAATCGGCCATCGCGGGCACGAGCTTTGGATGCACGAAGCTCGCCGCTTCCATGCGCCTCACCCCGGCCGCGATCAGGCGCTCGACGAACTCGAGCTTCACCTCGGTGGGCAGCAGGGTGGGATCGTTCTGCAGCCCGTCGCGGGGACCGACTTCGACGATTTCGATTCTGCGGGTCATGCTGGGCTCTCGGTCTGCGGGCAGCCGCCGATGCGGAGGACGAGGAGGGATGTGGGGTCGCCGCGGCTGTAATTGAAGCCGGAAACCGCGTAGCGCGCGCACGCCGCGGCCTCAAGCCTCGCGCGCAAGGCCTGTGCCGCCTCGCGATCGGGCGCCTCGGCGAGGCGGGCGGTATCGAGGATCACGACGAGCGGGCCGCGGGAAGCCTCGAGCACGCCGGCGAGCTCGGAGACGTCGACGAGTTCGACATCGCCGCGCAGCGCGAAGACCAGGCTCGGCTCGGTATAGGTGGAGACGATCTGGGGGTCGCCGGCGAGCAGGCCGGTCCCGCCGAGTTCGCGCGTCAGCGCGCGGGTGAGGAAGAGTTCGCCGCTTGCGGGCAGGACGAGACCGCGTGCCACGACATGGAATGTGAGGGCGGCGAGGATCGCGAGCCCGAGCGCCGTCCAGCGCCTGGCCCTCACGGCCATGAAACCGGCCGCGAGCGTGCAGAGCACGAGCAGGACGCCGCCGGCGGCGGCGAGGGCCTGCGGGCCCTCGAAGCGGCGGGCCAGAGCGATGACCAGGCCGGCCAGCACCAGCGCGCCGAGCAGCGCGAGACCGGCGCCCAGCGTGCGCACCAGCGGGCGGGTGCGCGACAGCTCGGCCAGGCCCCAGCCGGCGAGGACGGCAAGTCCCGGCCAGGCCGGCAGGGTGTAGTGGGGCAGCTTGGTCGGCATCAGCTCGAACAGCACGAAGAAGGGCACCGCCCAGGCGAGCGCGAGGCGCGCGGCGCGCGCGCCGTCCCCGCCCTCGCGAAGCCCGCGCAAAGCCGCCGCCAGTCCGGCGGGCAGGAAGGCGATCGCGGGGAAGAACAGGACCGGCAGCAGGAGGGTGTGGGCGCCCGGCGGCGCGCCGTGGCCCTCGTGCCCGGAGGCGATCTTCGGCGCGACATCCCCGCCCAGCATGTCGGCGAGAAACTCCCCGCCCGTCGCGATCTGAACGGCGATCAGCCAGGGTGCGACGATGGCGGCGGCGAGCAGCGGTCCCGGCCAGTGAAGATAGAAGCGCCACCAGCCGGTGCGCCGCTCCCAGACGGACAGGGCGATCACGGCGAGGCCCATGGCGAGCGGGGCGACCGGGCCCTTGATCATCGCTCCGACGGCGACCGCCGCCCAGCCGGCGGCGGCCCAGGCCCCGGGGTGCGCGCCGGGATCGTCCGGCCGGGAGGCGGCAAGGCGCACCTTGACGAGGGAGAGGAAGGCGAAGGCGCAGGCGGCGGCGAGCGCGGCATCGGTCTTGGCGATCGCGCCCTCGGTGGCGAGCATGACGCTCACCGCGAACAGGCTCGCCCCGGCGAACGCCGCCCGGCGGCCGGCGAGGGCGAGGCCGGCGAGATGGACGGCGAGCGCGGCGAGCATGGTCCCCAGCAGCGAGGGCAGGCGCCAGGCCCAGATCTCCCGCGCGGCGGGATCGGACACCAGCGCGACGCTCGCGGCCTGCAGCCAGTAGATCGCGACGGGCTTCTTGTGGCGCGGCTCGTCCTGGAAGCGGATTCGGACGGGATCGCCGCTCTCCAGCATCTGCGCGGTCGCCTGGGCATAGCGCGCCTCGTCGCGGTCGATCACCGGCACGGTGAACAGTCCGGCGAGCGCGGCCAGCGCGGCCAGGGCCATGGCGATCAGCGCCGCGCGGGGCGGCGCGAGAAGGCGCTCGAATGCCGTCACCGAAAAAAATCCGTGCTTCGTGTGCGATTATGGGTATGAAACGCGGCGAAGCCGAGGACAAGCCGGACCGGCCTCCTCACAGCGAATAGCCAGGTGGTCATGGCCGACGCCCCCATCGCCCCGAGACTCTCCGTCGTCGCCCCGATGCACAACGAGGCGGGCAATGCCGCGCGCCTGGCCGGCGAGATCTATGCGGTCCTGCGCGAGATCGATCACGAGATCGTCTGCGTGAACGACGCGAGCACGGATTCCACCCTGTCCGAGCTTCAGGCGGCCAGGCCGGAGATCCCGAGCCTGCGCATCGTCAGCCACCGCAGGAATGCCGGCCAGTCGCGCGCGATCCGCACCGGCGTCATGGCGGCGCGCGCGGCCATCGTCGTGACGCTCGACGGGGACGGCCAGAACCCGCCCCAGGACATCCCGACCCTGTTCACCGCGCTGGTGCGCGCCGATGCGCCGGACGATCTCGCCATGGTCGCGGGCCGGCGGGTGGGGCGCAAGGACACGGCGTGGAAGCGCTTCGCCTCGCGCCTGGGCAACGGCATCCGCCGCCGGCTCCTGAACGACGATGCCGACGACACGGGCTGCGGGCTCAAGGCCTTCAAGCGCGAGGCGTATCTGCGCCTTCCCTATTTCGATCACCAGCACCGCTTCCTGCCGGCGCTGATGAAGCGCGAAGGCTTCAAGGTCGAGTTCCGCGATGTGGGCCACAGGCCACGCATGGCGGGGAAGTCGAAATACACCAATCTCGGCCGCCTTTTCGCCTCTTTGAGTGATATGCTAGGGGTTATGTGGCTCAACAGCCGGTTCCGGAACACCGGCGGCTGGGATGAGTTCTAGGGCGGCCCGGCTCCCGTGACAGGCTGACCGGCCCGCCCGTGTCGAGGGGGATTGGAGCCATGGCCAGTTCTGATGGCAGCGGTCTCTTCCTGGGCCTGACGGCGGCCGAACGCCGCCGCCGGCAGGGCGCAGGCCAGAAAAAAGGGGGTGGCATGTACGAACTGTTTCCGAAAATGATCATCGCGATCGTGGTCTACGCCGTGGTCGCGCTCGGCACGGGCCTCACCGCCGGTTCCGAGACCTTCACCGGCAACATGCACGAGTTCCGCGCGGGCAACTGCGCCGGCATGGAGACCGCGCCCGAGGGCGCCGTGGAGTGCACCCAGGGCGTGCTCTACTCGACGATCTTCACGATCCCGACGGCCGGCACGGACTGGCCGCTGACGCTGTCCGATCTCCTGATCACGCTCGGCCTCGTCATGCTGTTCCTGGAGATGCTGAAGGCGCCGGGCACGGGCAATGCGACGGTGTTCAACAACCTGCTCTCGACCGGGGTCTTCATCATCGCGATCCTGCTGTTCGTTCTGCAGCCGCTGTTCGCGACGTCGACCTTCTTCATCATCATGCTGATGACGCTGCTCGATACCGCGGCAGGCTGGTTCATCACCGTGATCGCCTCGCGGCGCGACCTCGCCGTCGGCGGAGAAGCCTGACCGCGTCACCGCGCACCGGGTAAAGGGGCCGCTCCGGGCATCCGGGGCGGCCCTTCCCGTTCCGCTTCAGACCAGGAGAAACAGCACGCCGAGGACCAGCGCGGCGTCGCCGGCGCGCACCAGGCCTGTGCGGATCGCCGTGCTCATGCCGTGCGCTCCAGCTTCGGCGCGGTGTAGGGGCGCACGCTCTCGCCGGCGCGCGCATAGGCGTCGCGATAGCGGCGGCGCTCGGTCTCGTCGGCCCGCAGCCCGCGCAGGCGCGGATAGGCCTGCAGGGCGATCAGGGTCGATCCGGCCGCCGGGCCGGCCGGGCGCGCAGGCGCACCCGGGCTGACGGGATGATCGCGCCGGGAGGCCGGGGCGGGCGCGCTGGCGCGGCGCTCGCCCGAGCCGGTCTCGGCATCGGCCCGCGCCGCGCGCTCCACGCGGGAGGGGCGGCGGGTCGGGACGGGCAGGTTGGGGCCGGTTGCTGCGATCATGGACATCTGATCGCAGGATGTGTGCCGCGATTAACCCGGCGTCAATGTCCGTAAATGAAGCGTAAACAGCCGGATTCCGGGCGGCCGGGCCGGATTCTGTGCCGAAACGGCACTTACTCGCCGGCGAGCCTGTCGAGCTTGGCGCGCATCGCCTCGAGCTCGGCACGCAGCGCCTTGACCTCGTCCTTCTCCGCGGCGGTCTTGTCGGCTTCCGGCGCGGCGGGCGCCTCGCCGGCCCGCGCGAACGGGGAGAACATGCCCATGGCCTGCTCGAACAGCGCCATGTTGCGCTTGGCCTGCTCCTCCATCATCGCCAGGGCCGGAGTCTTGGCGTTCATGGAGCCTTCGAACTTCTCGCGCAGCGCCTCCTGCTGGCGGGCCAGCGTCTCCATCGTGAGACGCAGATAGTCCGGCACGAAGGCCTGCATGGAATCGCCGTAGAAGCTGATCACCTGGCGCAGGAACTCCACGGGCAGGAGGTTCTCGCCCTTGCTCTCCTGCTCGAAGATGATCTGGCCGAGCACCGATCGCGTCAGGTCCTCGCCCGATTTCGCGTCCACGACCTGGAAGTCCTTGCCCGCCCGCACGAGCTCGCGCAGGTGATCGAGCGTCACGTAGCGGCTCGCCGACGTGTCGTAGAGACGCCGGTTCGCATACTTCTTGATGACGATGGTCTCGCCCTTGTCGGTCATCTGGTCCCTCCCGGGGCAGTCTCCGGCTCTGTCATCCGGACAAGGCTGCCATTCGTTTTCTTCGGCTCGACATGGCCGATCTCTGCGTTAATAAAGACAGGAGCGGGCGCACATTTGCTGCGCGCGCGCTGAGGTCTTTGCGGCGCAGCATAAACGGACTTC from Marinicauda algicola includes:
- the phaR gene encoding polyhydroxyalkanoate synthesis repressor PhaR; translated protein: MTDKGETIVIKKYANRRLYDTSASRYVTLDHLRELVRAGKDFQVVDAKSGEDLTRSVLGQIIFEQESKGENLLPVEFLRQVISFYGDSMQAFVPDYLRLTMETLARQQEALREKFEGSMNAKTPALAMMEEQAKRNMALFEQAMGMFSPFARAGEAPAAPEADKTAAEKDEVKALRAELEAMRAKLDRLAGE